The Aedes albopictus strain Foshan chromosome 1, AalbF5, whole genome shotgun sequence genomic interval CTATGATCCGTCGCTTCCGGTGGTTCTGGCTACCGATGCGTCCCCATATGGTATCGGGGCGGTCCTCAGCCATCAGTACCCTGATGGAACTAAGCGACCTTTGCAGTACGCCTCACAGACTCTTACCCGTACGCAGCAAAAATATTCGCAGATTGACAAGGAAGCTTATTCGATCATTTTCGGTGTTCGCAAGTTTCACCAATGCCTCTACGGTCGCAGGTTTACCCTTGTCACGGATAACAAGCCCATTAGtcagattttctcagaatccaaaGGACTCCCAACTATGTCCGCAATGCGCATGCAGCACTATGCGGCATTTCTACAGGCTTTCGACTATAGGATTTGCCATCGCCGGTCATCCGATCATTTCAACGCCGATGCCATGTCCCGATTACCGACACCTCACACCGACCCCGAGTCGGAGATTGAAGAGCCAGATGCGGTTGAGGTGAATGCAATTCAGACGCTTCCGCTCACGGTTGATGAGTTAGGTTCAGCTACCCTTTCTGATGACAGTGTTCGTGAGTTAGTTCGTGCTTTGAGAACGGGGAAGGCAGTCGACGACAAATTTCGATTCGGCGTGGATCAAGAACAGTTCGGTTTGCAGAAGGATTGTTTGATGCGTGGTAGCCGTGTATATGTCCCCCGTCGCTGAGAATGAAGGTTCTTCGTGAACTTCATTCAACGCATTTCGGTATTTCCAGAATCAAGTCGCTTGCACGTAGCTACTGCTGGTGGGAAGGCATAGACAAAGACATCGAGAGTCTTGTTAAGGATTGTGCCTCGTGTCAGGCTGCTAAGGCTAACCTACCGAAAGTTTCGTTCCATTGCTGGGATACACCCTCCGAACCGTTTCAACGGGTTCATGCGGACTATGCCGGTCCGTTCATGGGTTTCTACTACCTGATTCTGATAGATGCGTATTCTAAGTGGCCCGCGGTTTATGTGGTCAAGAACATGACTACCGAAACCACGATTCGTTTTTGCAGGGAGTTTTTCAGTACTTACGGTCTACCTTCTGTTTTTGTAAGTGACAATGGACCTCAGTTCACCTCCGCAGACTTCGCCAACTTTCTGAAAATGAATGGTATTGTGCACAAACTCAGCTCACCGTACCACCCTGCCACAAATGGCCAGGCAGAGTGGTTCATACAGACGATGAAGTCTAAGCTCAAATCTTTGAACTGCAACCGTTCTGAAGTGCACGGCGAAATCTGTAGTATTCTCCTATCGTATCGAAAAATGATTCACCCTGCCACTGGATACTCCCCCGCGATGATAGTTTTTGGACGCCAG includes:
- the LOC134291358 gene encoding uncharacterized protein LOC134291358, whose product is MPDPKNKEQARSFVGLITYYGRFFPNLSTILYPLNNLLKDDVSFVWSKECEKSFLCVKKEMQSDRFLVHYDPSLPVVLATDASPYGIGAVLSHQYPDGTKRPLQYASQTLTRTQQKYSQIDKEAYSIIFGVRKFHQCLYGRRFTLVTDNKPISQIFSESKGLPTMSAMRMQHYAAFLQAFDYRICHRRSSDHFNADAMSRLPTPHTDPESEIEEPDAVEVNAIQTLPLTVDELGSATLSDDSVREIKSLARSYCWWEGIDKDIESLVKDCASCQAAKANLPKVSFHCWDTPSEPFQRVHADYAGPFMGFYYLILIDAYSKWPAVYVVKNMTTETTIRFCREFFSTYGLPSVFVSDNGPQFTSADFANFLKMNGIVHKLSSPYHPATNGQAEWFIQTMKSKLKSLNCNRSEVHGEICSILLSYRKMIHPATGYSPAMIVFGRQIRSRLDLMIPSKDPNRSEVQSEGNCKRVLR